The Fusarium keratoplasticum isolate Fu6.1 chromosome 8, whole genome shotgun sequence genome includes a region encoding these proteins:
- a CDS encoding MHD domain-containing protein produces MEDMARAEYPAMLAALQPGQAAHTLSERVKRMSRINVEIADWLQERRRVEEQYVQGLRKLTAFKVPNAQSELGVFQAPWNRIIDSVESIAHSHHQLADRIEKDIEHPLRNFHIRKDFQNMNTMSNNLATMAKDLEEAQERSDKLSKKGGRANTQKVDAASSKLEAASGQWESQAPFIFESLQALDESRVNNLRDLLTQYQTHESDQAQRVQENAVETLALMLEIDTDKEIQSFVNRATQGRAKLPTRTSTRQSSVVGTTPSTPVPPSTAGSTNAPTPSVQAPPTPAAASSTVPDDDVSENNSVPQEPKPGGKLRRLGTMFGGRRRQSMHAGFGQLSPQKGGPGFGRLGTSHSHHDRGVSPRGSSTNLQEHHRLSSLAEAPDVPKLPANIDQPSKPESTPHDNTNGVSHNEGLMDSPIPQTTAGTVNGNHEPDLSDVQPPPGPPPSHKPEEQQSTPAAATAGTKDSEGFTVPPPMNDPISQAQREAQQEAGEDPEQLLKVNIQQTPVEEEDPEAKLAALSSVANSLKIGPATRRTGTVRGRRDVRHTVYVPPPSMPESGTDSSVGGFPVSPSLPATSFTKSGTVAALASEASIAGTSDTQSVRSGNSLGSLAHPKHPDMTAPGLNSSIIESVSAVFEEGGIKSASITGEVAFVNNPSDSGDAKSYETIRINNFAALERIGPNRIFVQNSSVENHDQFSLDVSHLTKTNTAFSYRVFAEDSGSPALGQHAPLLLKLAWKPQGDKLGLLLQYQLNPSFKFSAPVTLHNVVIVATYEGRSSGAQTKPVGTHLKDKHLVYWRVGDVTLTNEPHKIVCRIIGAEGTEPKPGHVEARWEYTPSGDDVVGSGISISRLDEGKGKAKELTEDDPFADDSASTEQKWVDVPVVRKLVSGKYEGR; encoded by the exons ATGGAAGACATGGCAAGGGCCGAGTATCCCGCCATGCTG GCAGCTCTCCAGCCCGGCCAGGCGGCTCATACCCTCTCAGAACGAGTAAAGCGCATGTCCCGCATCAACGTCGAAATTGCCGACTGGCTCCAG GAGCGCCGTCGCGTCGAGGAACAGTATGTTCAGGGCTTGCGCAAGCTCACTGCCTTCAAGGTGCCCAATGCCCAGTCTGAGCTAGG TGTCTTCCAGGCCCCATGGAACCGAATCATCGACTCGGTCGAGAGCATCGCCCACTCCCACCATCAGCTCGCCGATCGCATCGAGAAGGACATTGAGCACCCCCTACGCAACTTTCACATCCGCAAGGACTTCCAAAACATGAACACCATGTCCAACAACCTGGCTACCATGGCAAAGGACCTtgaggaggctcaggagCGGTCCGACAAGCTGAGCAAGAAGGGGGGTCGTGCCAACACCCAAAAGGTCGACGCCGCCTCGTCTAAGCTGGAGGCTGCTAGCGGACAGTGGGAGTCGCAGGCGCCCTTCATCTTCGAGTCCCTCCAAGCCCTCGACGAGTCGCGGGTCAACAATCTGCGTGACCTCCTCACCCAGTACCAGACCCACGAATCCGACCAAGCCCAGCGCGTTCAGGAGAATGCCGTCGAAACGCTTGCGCTCATGCTTGAGATCGATACGGACAAGGAAATCCAGTCATTTGTGAACAGGGCCACCCAAGGCAGGGCCAAGCTTCCCACGAGGACTTCAACGCGACAGTCGTCCGTTGTCGGCACCACGCCTTCAACGCCAGTGCCCCCAAGCACTGCTGGTAGCACCAATGCACCCACACCAAGCGTCCAGGCGCCTCCTACCCCTGCTGCCGCTTCCTCTACCGTTCCCGACGACGATGTGAGCGAGAACAATTCGGTTCCACAAGAGCCCAAGCCAG GCGGCAAACTTCGCCGTCTCGGTACCATGTTTGGTGGACGAAGGCGACAGAGCATGCACGCCGGTTTTGGCCAATTATCCCCTCAAAAGGGCGGCCCTGGCTTCGGCAGGTTGGGAACCAGCCACAGTCATCATGACCGCGGTGTCTCACCAAGAGGCTCCTCGACTAATCTGCAGGAGCATCATCGACTGTCCTCTCTAGCAGAAGCACCTGATGTGCCTAAGCTGCCCGCGAATATCGACCAaccatccaagcccgagtccACGCCGCACGATAACACGAACGGAGTGTCGCACAATGAAGGTCTGATGGACAGCCCGATCCCACAAACGACTGCAGGCACAGTCAATGGCAACCATGAGCCCGATTTGTCAGATGTTCAGCCGCCCCCAGGCCCTCCTCCTTCGCACAAGCCAGAGGAGCAGCAATCGACCCCTGCTGCAGCCACTGCTGGAACCAAGGACTCAGAAGGCTTCACTGTGCCACCGCCGATGAACGACCCCATCTCGCAAGCTCAAAGGGAGGCCCAGCAGGAAGCAGGTGAAGACCCTGAGCAactgctcaaggtcaacatTCAGCAGACACcagttgaggaagaggatccGGAAGCCAAGCTCGCTGCGTTGTCGAGTGTTGCCAACAGCCTCAAGATCGGTCCGGCCACTCGTCGCACAGGCACCGTAAGAGGTCGCCGTGACGTCCGGCACACCGTCTACGTCCCACCGCCTAGTATGCCCGAGAGCGGTACTGATTCCTCCGTGGGCGGGTTCCCTGTGTCGCCTTCATTGCCCGCTACATCCTTCACAAAGTCCGGCACCGTCGCTGCGCTAGCATCCGAGGCTAGCATTGCTGGAACTTCAGATACGCAGTCTGTACGATCGGGCAACTCATTGGGAAGCCTTGCCCACCCCAAGCATCCTGATATGACGGCCCCTGGTCTGAACTCATCCATCATTGAGAGTGTCTCTGCTGTCTTTGAAGAGGGTGGCATTAAGTCTGCATCCATCACTGGTGAAGTTGCGTTTGTCAACAACCCCAGTGATTCGGGCGATGCAAAGA GTTACGAAACCATCCGTATCAACAACTTTGCAGCACTGGAGCGCATTGGTCCTAACCGCATCTTCGTGCAAAACTCATCAGTTGAAAACCACGATCAGTTCTCCCTCGACGTCTCCCATCTCACCAAGACAAACACGGCATTCTCCTATCGGGTATTTGCTGAGGATTCTGGAAGCCCCGCGCTCGGTCAGCATGCGCCCTTGCTCCTGAAGCTTGCCTGGAAGCCTCAAGGAGACAAGCTCGGCTTGCTACTACAATACCAGCTCAACCCATCCTTCAAGTTCTCTGCGCCTGTAACGTTACACAATGTGGTCATCGTGGCGACGTACGAGGGCCGGTCAAGCGGCGCTCAGACGAAGCCTGTGGGAACAcacctcaaggacaagcacCTGGTGTACTGGCGGGTAGGCGATGTGACGCTCACCAACGAACCCCACAAGATTGTGTGCCGTATCATCGGCGCCGAGGGCACCGAGCCCAAGCCAGGACATGTTGAGGCCAGATGGGAGTACACTCCCTCTGGAGACGATGTGGTAGGAAGCGGCATTTCCATCTCGAGACTtgacgagggcaagggcaaggcgaAGGAACTTACAGAGGATGACCCCTTCGCCGACGACAGCGCAAGCACGGAGCAGAAGTGGGTAGACGTGCCGGTGGTGAGAAAGCTCGTCAGTGGCAAGTACGAGGGTCGGTAA
- a CDS encoding Phosphatidate cytidylyltransferase, mitochondrial, whose protein sequence is MASIGLRSSVTTRALSLRTPRARQLYSKPSTSSLISSRWSSTSSKRPDSPSDSESSATSTTDSDTSVSSSASSTSNSSSKINVFSSDWEDLDTSIKSFDDLPHRLFGANQHMIINYELKEALRLMLRQFNAPIVYCFAYGSGVFPQEVSKPSISDAAFRAVHPNPPEALVKAQKGSPKMIDFIFGVTHTQHWHSINMKQHRDHYSGIASLGSGFVSRVQNWGAGVYFNPYIEMNGMLIKYGVTSIDNLVTDLSSWESLYLAGRLQKPVKILRDHPRVRLANQHNLIAAVRTALLLLPPKFTEAELYSTIAGLSYLGDPRMALPTENKSKVTNIVDNNIVHFRRLYAPLVKTLPNVDFSGPCRIDDQDWILNPEAVNTLEQDMDPVRRGNMVRRLPQTFRSRLYFQYQKKFGIPRGEFNKLMKATSDEESRAVHRMQGGEFERRIATDDPENLRETVRTVVKHTVNWPSTTQSIKGLVMGGFSRTWRYLGEKFSKWKKGQESQKAKENADKSE, encoded by the exons ATGGCCTCAATTGGCCTCAGG TCCTCCGTGACCACCCGAGCTCTATCCCTTCGAACCCCACGCGCCCGTCAACTCTACTCGAAACCATCCACCTCGTCGTTGATCTCGTCACGATGGTCGTCAACCTCATCGAAGCGGCCTGACAGCCCCAGCGATTCCGAGAGTTCCGCAACTTCGACGACAGACTCCGACACGTCCGTTTCGAGCAGCGCATCCTCGACTTCCAACTCCAGCAGCAAGATTAATGTCTTTAGCAGCGACTGGGAAGACCTCGACACATCCATAAAGTCCTTTGACGACCTGCCACATCGTCTGTTCGGCGCGAACCAACACATGATCATTAATTATGAACTGAAGGAGGCCCTGCGTCTGATGCTTCGGCAGTTCAATGCTCCCATTGTCTACTGCTTCGCATATGGCTCTGGAGTGTTTCCTCAAGAGGTTTCCAAGCCGAGCATCTCCGATGCCGCCTTCCGCGCCGTTCACCCCAACCCGCCTGAAGCGCTCGTCAAGGCACAAAAGGGCTCTCCAAAGATGATTGACTTTATCTTTGGAGTGACGCACACTCAGCACTGGCATTCGATCAACATGAAGCAGCATCGCGATCACTACTCCGGTATCGCATCTCTGGGGTCCGGTTTCGTCTCGCGCGTGCAGAATTGGGGCGCTGGAGTCTACTTCAACCCGTACATTGAGATGAACGGAATGCTCATCAAGTACGGCGTGACAAGTATTGACAACCTCGTTACCGATCTCTCTTCTTGGGAGAGTCTGTACCTTGCAGGCCGTCTTCAGAAGCCCGTCAAGATTCTCCGTGACCATCCCCGTGTACGACTTGCGAACCAGCACAACCTCATCGCCGCTGTTCGAACtgcgctccttctcctgcCCCCAAAGTTCACAGAGGCCGAACTCTACAGCACCATCGCCGGCCTCAGCTACCTTGGCGATCCTCGCATGGCTCTTCCCACGGAGAACAAGAGCAAGGTGACAAACATTGTTGACAACAACATTGTTCACTTCCGTCGCCTCTACGCGCCCCTAGTTAAGACACTTCCAAACGTCGACTTTTCTGGTCCCTGCCGCATCGACGACCAAGACTGGATCCTCAACCCTGAGGCGGTTAACACCCTCGAGCAGGATATGGATCCCGTCCGTCGCGGTAACATGGTGCGGCGTCTTCCACAGACCTTCCGCTCCCGCCTCTACTTCCAGTACCAGAAGAAGTTTGGCATCCCTCGCGGCGAGTTCAATAAGTTGATGAAGGCCACTTCCGACGAGGAAAGTCGCGCTGTTCATCGCATGCAGGGAGGCGAGTTCGAGCGTCGCATCGCTACGGATGACCCTGAGAACCTGCGTGAGACGGTGCGGACCGTGGTCAAGCACACAGTCAACTGGCCCAGCACAACGCAGAGCATCAAGGGACTAGTGATGGGTGGCTTCTCACGGACGTGGCGATACCTCGGCGAGAAGTTTTCCAAGTGGAAGAAGGGCCAAGAGAGccaaaaggccaaggaaaaTGCCGACAAGTCTGAGTAG